Proteins found in one Nocardia brasiliensis ATCC 700358 genomic segment:
- a CDS encoding epoxide hydrolase family protein, which translates to MSNEIHEFRIDIPQQQLDDLRTRLDGARLPAPLPGDGWDTGVPTSWLRGLVDYWRTGYDWRAAEAKLNSYPQYLTEIDGQTIHFLHVRSPEADALPLLMTHGWPGSVVEFLDVIGPLSDPRAHGGDPKDAFHLVIPSLPGFGFSGPITAAGWTVERIAGAWAELMRRLGYEHYGVQGGDIGAAVSPEVGRVAPENVAGVHVNGGPGPLPPLPLAAAELASLSEIERDRIGRIEAFMQEEFGYIAIQSTRPQTLAYGLVDSPVGQLAWIMDKFREWTHPRNIDPDKIIDRDRLLTNVMLYWLNGTAGSSAYVGYAQEGGWGETKTSSGVPTAALVFAHDIGIRKYSETEHNITRWHDVDRGGHFAALEEPVLLTTDIREFFRDLR; encoded by the coding sequence ATGAGCAACGAGATCCACGAATTCCGCATCGACATCCCGCAGCAACAGCTCGACGACCTGCGCACCCGGCTCGACGGCGCACGGCTGCCCGCTCCGTTGCCCGGCGACGGCTGGGACACCGGCGTGCCGACGAGCTGGCTGCGCGGGCTGGTGGACTACTGGCGGACCGGATACGACTGGCGGGCCGCGGAGGCCAAGCTCAACTCCTACCCGCAGTACCTGACCGAGATCGACGGGCAGACCATCCACTTCCTGCACGTGCGCTCGCCCGAGGCGGACGCGCTGCCGCTGCTGATGACGCACGGCTGGCCGGGCTCGGTGGTCGAGTTCCTCGACGTGATCGGGCCGCTGTCGGATCCGCGGGCGCACGGCGGCGATCCGAAAGACGCGTTCCACCTGGTGATTCCGTCGCTGCCGGGCTTCGGCTTCTCAGGCCCGATCACCGCGGCGGGCTGGACGGTCGAGCGGATCGCCGGGGCCTGGGCCGAACTCATGCGCAGGCTCGGCTATGAGCACTACGGCGTGCAGGGCGGCGATATCGGCGCCGCGGTGAGCCCCGAGGTGGGCCGGGTCGCACCGGAAAACGTTGCGGGCGTGCACGTCAACGGCGGACCCGGCCCGCTGCCGCCGCTGCCGCTCGCCGCGGCGGAGCTGGCGAGCCTGAGCGAGATCGAACGGGATCGGATCGGCCGCATCGAGGCGTTCATGCAGGAGGAGTTCGGCTACATCGCGATCCAGTCCACCCGGCCGCAGACGCTGGCCTACGGGCTGGTCGATTCGCCGGTCGGGCAGCTGGCCTGGATCATGGACAAGTTCCGCGAGTGGACGCATCCGCGAAACATCGACCCGGACAAGATCATCGACCGCGACCGGCTGCTGACCAACGTGATGCTGTACTGGCTCAACGGCACCGCGGGCTCGTCCGCCTACGTCGGCTACGCGCAGGAAGGCGGCTGGGGCGAGACGAAGACCAGCTCCGGCGTGCCGACCGCGGCGCTGGTCTTCGCCCATGACATCGGCATTCGCAAGTACTCCGAGACCGAGCACAACATCACCCGCTGGCACGACGTCGACCGCGGCGGCCACTTCGCGGCCTTGGAGGAACCCGTGCTGCTCACCACCGATATTCGCGAGTTCTTCCGCGACCTGCGCTGA
- a CDS encoding helix-turn-helix transcriptional regulator, with translation MLETSARLLRLLSLLQTPRDWTGTELAARLEVDVRTVRRDIDKLRNLGYPVDATAGIAGYRLGAGAKLPPLLLDDDEAVAVAIGLRTAAGGTITGIEDSSLRALTKLEQVLPSRLRHRVSLLQSVTVTVAAGGPTVDPDTLTAIAGAIRDSHRLRFDYRSHDGTASLRTTEPHRLAHTGRRWYLIGWDVDRADWRTYRVDRLHPRIPTGPRFTPREAPDADLSGYLTQGVTNSPYRYSARVTLGVPAEVAADRISPTVGVIEAVDAESCTLRVGANSLDEMAIYLATFGFPCHVHEPPELVAHVRTLARRLHDSVD, from the coding sequence ATGTTGGAAACCTCCGCCCGCCTGCTCCGCCTGCTCTCGCTGTTGCAGACGCCGCGCGACTGGACCGGCACCGAACTGGCCGCACGCCTCGAGGTCGACGTGCGCACCGTCCGGCGTGACATCGACAAGCTGCGCAACCTCGGCTATCCCGTGGATGCCACCGCCGGTATCGCCGGATACCGCCTCGGGGCAGGCGCGAAACTGCCGCCGCTGCTGCTCGACGACGACGAGGCGGTGGCCGTCGCGATCGGGTTGCGCACCGCGGCGGGCGGCACCATCACCGGTATCGAGGACAGCTCGCTGCGGGCGCTCACCAAGCTCGAGCAGGTACTGCCCTCGCGCCTGCGCCACCGGGTGAGCCTGCTGCAATCGGTCACCGTCACGGTGGCCGCGGGCGGGCCGACCGTCGACCCGGACACGCTCACCGCGATCGCGGGCGCGATCCGCGACAGCCACCGGCTCCGGTTCGACTACCGGAGCCACGACGGCACAGCGTCTTTGCGGACCACCGAGCCACATCGCCTGGCGCACACCGGCCGCCGCTGGTACCTGATCGGCTGGGACGTCGACCGCGCCGACTGGCGCACCTACCGGGTCGACCGGCTGCATCCCCGGATCCCGACCGGCCCGCGCTTCACCCCGCGCGAGGCGCCCGACGCGGACCTGTCCGGCTATCTGACGCAGGGCGTGACGAATTCGCCGTATCGGTATTCCGCACGCGTCACCCTCGGCGTCCCCGCCGAGGTTGCGGCCGACCGCATTTCCCCGACGGTCGGCGTCATCGAAGCGGTCGACGCCGAATCGTGCACGCTGCGCGTCGGCGCCAACTCACTCGACGAAATGGCCATCTACCTGGCGACTTTCGGTTTCCCGTGCCATGTGCACGAACCACCGGAACTCGTCGCTCATGTCCGTACGCTCGCCCGGCGCTTGCACGATTCCGTGGACTGA
- a CDS encoding NAD(P)-dependent alcohol dehydrogenase yields the protein MSEIKDPIVEVAEMAAVVAPRYGTGEVLRIERVARPNPHAGEVLVRVRAAAVCQGDAHLLTGTPYLLRLGFGLRRPKDPVIGHDLAGEVVAVGAGVTGFRPGDRVFGQVGSGAFAEYACVCAQRLAPAPAGASFEELAAVPDSGMTALQGLRDAGRLRAGQRVLINGASGGVGSFAVQLAKALGAEVTAVCSTRHLAAVRTLGADHVIDYTAADFTADEARYDVLLDLVGNRTLRDCRRVLTPKGVFVSSAGAPGGNWAGPVLWMGKMMLANLFVRQRIAVHLMRPQRSDLDYLADLVAAGKVRPLIEQHHPLAQAAAAVQHVIDGHAQGKTVIVV from the coding sequence ATGTCCGAGATCAAGGACCCCATCGTGGAAGTCGCCGAGATGGCAGCGGTCGTCGCACCGCGGTACGGCACCGGCGAGGTGCTACGGATCGAGCGGGTCGCCCGGCCGAACCCGCACGCGGGTGAGGTGCTGGTCCGGGTTCGTGCCGCGGCCGTGTGTCAGGGCGATGCCCACCTGCTCACCGGCACGCCCTACCTGCTGCGCCTCGGTTTCGGCCTGCGCCGGCCCAAGGATCCGGTGATCGGGCACGACCTGGCCGGAGAGGTGGTCGCGGTCGGTGCGGGGGTCACCGGATTCCGGCCCGGGGACCGGGTTTTCGGTCAGGTCGGGTCGGGCGCCTTCGCCGAGTACGCCTGCGTCTGCGCGCAGCGCCTCGCCCCGGCGCCGGCCGGGGCGAGTTTCGAAGAGCTTGCCGCCGTGCCGGATTCGGGCATGACGGCGCTGCAGGGTCTGCGCGACGCCGGGCGGCTGCGAGCCGGGCAGCGGGTGCTGATCAACGGCGCCTCCGGCGGTGTCGGCTCGTTCGCGGTCCAACTCGCCAAGGCGCTCGGCGCGGAGGTGACCGCCGTGTGCAGCACCCGCCATCTGGCCGCGGTCCGGACGCTCGGCGCGGATCATGTGATCGACTACACCGCAGCCGATTTCACCGCCGACGAGGCGCGTTATGACGTGCTGCTCGACCTCGTCGGCAATCGGACGCTCCGGGACTGCCGTCGGGTACTCACTCCGAAGGGGGTGTTCGTCTCGTCCGCGGGGGCGCCCGGCGGCAATTGGGCGGGGCCGGTCTTATGGATGGGAAAGATGATGCTGGCCAACCTGTTCGTGCGCCAGCGGATCGCGGTGCACCTCATGCGTCCGCAACGAAGCGACCTCGACTATCTCGCGGACCTCGTCGCCGCGGGCAAGGTGCGCCCCTTGATCGAGCAGCATCACCCGCTAGCACAGGCCGCGGCTGCGGTCCAGCACGTCATCGACGGGCATGCCCAGGGCAAGACGGTGATCGTGGTGTGA
- a CDS encoding TetR/AcrR family transcriptional regulator C-terminal domain-containing protein — translation MPKPTAARAPLNRERVLRAALRVADEQGLAALSMRKLAQLLGVEAMSLYNHVANKDDLLDGLADLVIAEMAVPAIGGDWKAAMRARATSAHEVLLRHPWATGLIGSRLNVGPAMLRYIDATIGCLRAAGFSYQLADRAWNALDSHIYGFTMQESNFPLQPDEYASAAAHFLPRIPADQFPYMNALSQLVIDGKHTGIADFDFGLNLILDGLERLLAASGGRPPEVSRRPPSPRD, via the coding sequence ATGCCCAAGCCAACCGCCGCCCGCGCCCCACTGAACCGCGAAAGGGTGCTGCGCGCCGCTCTCCGCGTCGCCGACGAGCAAGGACTCGCCGCGCTGTCCATGCGCAAGCTGGCCCAATTGCTCGGCGTCGAGGCGATGTCGCTGTACAACCACGTCGCCAACAAGGACGACCTGCTCGACGGTCTGGCCGATCTGGTGATCGCCGAGATGGCCGTGCCCGCCATCGGCGGCGATTGGAAGGCGGCCATGCGCGCCCGCGCGACCTCCGCGCACGAGGTACTACTGCGACACCCGTGGGCCACCGGACTCATCGGCTCCCGGTTGAATGTAGGCCCGGCCATGCTGCGCTACATCGACGCCACCATCGGCTGCCTGCGCGCCGCGGGCTTCTCGTATCAACTCGCGGACCGCGCCTGGAACGCGCTGGACAGCCATATCTACGGCTTCACCATGCAGGAGTCGAACTTTCCCCTGCAGCCCGATGAATACGCCTCCGCCGCCGCACATTTCCTGCCACGGATACCGGCGGATCAGTTTCCATACATGAACGCGCTGTCCCAGCTCGTGATCGACGGAAAGCACACGGGGATCGCGGATTTCGACTTCGGCCTGAACCTGATCCTCGACGGGCTGGAACGCCTGCTCGCCGCGTCCGGCGGTCGGCCGCCGGAGGTCAGTCGACGCCCGCCGTCGCCTCGGGATTGA